The proteins below are encoded in one region of Peribacillus muralis:
- a CDS encoding Glu/Leu/Phe/Val family dehydrogenase, with the protein MTNKTKLMETRQTDNPLQEFQDILKEAVQVSGYPDSVYQFLKVPMRFLEVSISIQMDNGETRMFQGYRAQHNDATGPTKGGIRFHPEVTAEEVKALAGWMSLKCGITDLPYGGAKGGIVCDTRLLSSSELERLSRGYVRAVSQIVGPTKDIPAPDMYTNSQIMAWMLDEYDHIREFDSPGFITGKPLTLGGSKGRETATSKGVLYTLQMVCELERIPIQGLRVIIQGFGNVGSHLALYLHELGAKVVGIADEYGGLYDPDGLDIPYLLEKRNSFGVVSNLFKESLSNSDILEKECDVLIPAAISGVVHKENVERLQCKIVIEAANGPTTKEAIKLLDEKGIILVPDILANSGGVIVSYFEWCQNNQGYYWSEELVDERLKEKMAESFLNVHHTSQKFSVNLKVAAYIEGIRKIAEASRLRGWIRY; encoded by the coding sequence ATGACAAACAAAACAAAGCTGATGGAAACACGACAAACGGATAATCCCCTGCAAGAGTTCCAGGATATCTTAAAAGAAGCGGTTCAAGTTTCAGGCTATCCGGATTCCGTTTATCAATTTTTAAAGGTGCCGATGCGATTTTTGGAAGTCAGCATTTCCATCCAAATGGATAATGGTGAAACGAGGATGTTTCAAGGATATCGAGCCCAACATAATGATGCGACAGGACCGACGAAAGGAGGAATCCGGTTTCACCCGGAGGTCACAGCTGAAGAGGTTAAGGCCTTGGCGGGTTGGATGAGCTTGAAATGCGGAATAACGGATCTTCCTTATGGAGGGGCAAAGGGTGGGATTGTTTGTGACACCAGATTGTTGAGTTCGTCTGAGCTAGAACGATTAAGCAGAGGATATGTCAGGGCAGTCAGCCAGATAGTGGGACCGACCAAGGATATTCCTGCACCGGATATGTATACGAATTCCCAAATCATGGCGTGGATGCTCGATGAATACGATCATATCAGGGAATTCGATTCACCCGGCTTCATTACCGGCAAGCCTCTGACATTAGGCGGATCCAAGGGACGGGAAACGGCTACCTCCAAGGGCGTGTTATATACGCTTCAAATGGTCTGTGAATTAGAGAGGATTCCCATTCAAGGTCTGCGTGTGATCATCCAGGGGTTCGGAAATGTTGGCAGCCACTTAGCTTTGTATTTGCACGAATTGGGGGCAAAAGTGGTTGGGATAGCGGATGAGTATGGGGGCTTATATGACCCGGATGGGTTGGACATTCCATATCTTTTGGAGAAAAGGAACTCTTTTGGTGTCGTCTCCAATTTATTCAAAGAATCATTATCGAATTCCGACATCCTGGAAAAGGAATGCGATGTACTGATTCCTGCGGCAATTAGCGGCGTGGTACATAAAGAAAATGTCGAACGGTTGCAATGTAAAATCGTGATTGAAGCCGCAAACGGGCCGACAACAAAAGAAGCAATCAAACTTCTTGATGAAAAAGGTATCATCCTCGTTCCGGACATTCTGGCCAATTCAGGGGGAGTGATCGTCTCATATTTTGAATGGTGCCAAAACAATCAAGGATATTACTGGTCAGAAGAGCTTGTGGATGAACGATTGAAAGAAAAGATGGCAGAAAGCTTTTTGAATGTCCATCATACCTCCCAAAAATTTTCGGTGAATTTGAAGGTTGCAGCATATATAGAAGGGATACGCAAAATCGCAGAAGCATCAAGGCTTCGAGGGTGGATTAGGTACTAA
- a CDS encoding M20/M25/M40 family metallo-hydrolase: protein MGHLQWGTPEALRALLCELVSWESRTLTEGEITFPYKVQEKLGKLDFFKKNPANLSLHEVDLGRHFVNAFYKHPEVKETIVLISHFDTVQTEEYGDLEILAFQPEQLTKKLHERKDDLPEEARIDLESGKYLFGRGTMDMKMGLALHMALIEKASMEEWPINLLLVTVPDEEVNSAGMRAAVKELVALRDKHGLSYKMFFNSEPSFSQKPGDERHYIYSGTMGKIMPAALFYGKETHVGEPLKGMTANYMASFLTQLMEWNPSFLERDLSEETPLPVSLQQKDLKLQYSTQTPYRAAALYNVFIMKRSAADIMDIFEKVAEEAAIKCNESYKAICQRERMEGVGEVQVLRYEKLLSYAVGKFGAELVEQIKRGVQANTDWDEREKSMRIVEKLMIQCQELAPAIVLLFAPPYYPAVNTSSDPLIIESIKLLKETAKSFKEEVSQVHYFNGLCDLSYVQYKDDSDGWTSFEKNTPVWGDSYSIPFDDMLQLQAPVLNVGPFGKDAHQRTERLHIDSAFIQTPFMLERLIKSMMEIPDGELKEAP, encoded by the coding sequence ATGGGTCATTTACAATGGGGAACTCCGGAAGCGCTTCGTGCATTATTATGTGAGCTTGTGAGCTGGGAAAGCAGGACGCTTACAGAAGGAGAGATCACATTTCCTTATAAAGTCCAGGAGAAATTAGGTAAGCTTGATTTTTTCAAGAAGAATCCGGCCAATCTATCACTTCATGAAGTTGATTTAGGGAGGCACTTCGTCAATGCGTTTTATAAGCATCCTGAAGTGAAAGAAACAATCGTATTGATTAGCCATTTTGATACGGTACAGACAGAGGAATATGGTGACCTCGAGATACTGGCTTTTCAGCCAGAACAGCTTACGAAAAAACTTCATGAACGAAAAGATGATTTGCCTGAAGAAGCGCGCATCGATCTCGAATCGGGTAAATACTTATTTGGCAGGGGAACGATGGATATGAAAATGGGGCTAGCCCTACATATGGCACTCATCGAAAAAGCAAGCATGGAAGAATGGCCGATCAATCTCCTGCTCGTAACCGTTCCTGATGAGGAAGTCAATTCTGCCGGGATGAGGGCAGCAGTCAAAGAGCTTGTCGCCTTACGTGATAAACATGGGCTCTCGTATAAAATGTTTTTTAATAGTGAACCATCTTTTTCACAGAAACCTGGAGACGAAAGACATTATATATATTCTGGAACAATGGGGAAAATCATGCCAGCGGCGCTTTTTTATGGGAAGGAAACACACGTGGGCGAGCCATTGAAGGGGATGACAGCTAACTATATGGCTTCGTTCCTTACACAGCTCATGGAGTGGAACCCTTCATTTTTGGAAAGAGATCTCTCGGAGGAAACACCTTTGCCTGTATCACTTCAGCAAAAAGATTTGAAATTGCAATATTCAACACAAACGCCTTACCGCGCAGCAGCGCTTTATAATGTTTTCATCATGAAGAGAAGCGCTGCGGATATCATGGATATTTTTGAGAAGGTTGCAGAAGAAGCAGCGATAAAGTGCAATGAGTCCTATAAGGCTATATGCCAACGTGAACGAATGGAAGGGGTAGGCGAAGTACAGGTGCTGCGCTACGAAAAGCTGCTATCCTATGCCGTCGGGAAATTCGGGGCGGAACTTGTCGAGCAAATAAAAAGAGGCGTCCAGGCAAATACGGATTGGGATGAGCGGGAAAAATCAATGCGGATCGTTGAAAAACTGATGATACAATGCCAGGAGCTTGCACCCGCCATTGTCTTGCTGTTTGCGCCGCCCTACTATCCTGCCGTCAATACATCCAGTGATCCGCTTATCATTGAGTCCATTAAACTATTAAAGGAAACGGCGAAATCATTTAAGGAAGAAGTCAGCCAGGTTCATTATTTCAATGGTCTTTGCGATCTGAGCTATGTTCAGTATAAGGATGATTCTGATGGCTGGACATCGTTTGAAAAGAACACGCCAGTTTGGGGGGATAGTTATAGCATTCCATTTGATGATATGCTGCAACTTCAAGCACCGGTGCTCAATGTAGGTCCATTCGGAAAGGATGCACATCAGCGAACTGAGCGGCTTCACATCGATAGTGCCTTCATTCAGACTCCTTTCATGCTTGAAAGATTAATCAAAAGCATGATGGAAATCCCTGATGGGGAATTGAAGGAGGCTCCATGA
- a CDS encoding N-acetylmannosamine-6-phosphate 2-epimerase gives MDKKSILKTFKNGLIVSCQAREGWPMYGANIMGALSKAAEKGGAVGIRATGPENIEAIRKVTALPILGIHKQWSDECEVYITPTYESAKSIIDAGACIVALDGTQRRRPGGETLEGIIGKIHNGHPGILVMADCATFEEGQIAEELGADIVSTTLSGYTEETKLVKEVDYDLIRKLAAACEVPIIAEGHIHTKEHARKAIESGAFAVVVGTAITRPEIITKWFVDELKLLREK, from the coding sequence ATGGATAAAAAAAGTATATTGAAGACGTTTAAAAATGGCTTGATTGTGTCTTGCCAGGCAAGGGAAGGATGGCCCATGTATGGGGCGAATATCATGGGTGCCTTAAGCAAGGCTGCAGAAAAAGGTGGCGCCGTTGGAATAAGGGCAACCGGGCCTGAAAATATTGAAGCGATCAGGAAGGTAACGGCATTGCCTATCTTGGGGATTCATAAACAATGGTCTGATGAATGTGAGGTTTATATCACCCCTACCTATGAAAGTGCTAAAAGCATCATTGATGCTGGAGCCTGCATTGTAGCCTTGGATGGCACCCAACGAAGGCGTCCTGGGGGAGAAACGCTGGAAGGAATTATAGGGAAGATCCATAATGGGCATCCCGGTATTTTAGTGATGGCAGATTGTGCGACTTTTGAAGAGGGACAAATCGCAGAAGAACTGGGAGCGGATATCGTATCAACGACATTATCCGGGTATACGGAGGAAACTAAGCTTGTAAAAGAAGTCGATTATGATCTCATTCGTAAACTAGCTGCTGCATGTGAAGTCCCCATCATTGCTGAAGGTCATATCCACACGAAGGAACATGCTCGAAAAGCCATTGAAAGCGGTGCTTTTGCCGTCGTGGTTGGAACGGCCATAACTCGTCCGGAAATTATCACTAAATGGTTTGTAGATGAATTGAAGCTGTTGCGAGAAAAATAG
- a CDS encoding PTS sugar transporter subunit IIA, with translation MNRAILLVSHGKLALTMKECVELITGKQEHLYALSMDANETFESFSSQLGTSVNQLRVCHQEIIILADIKGGSPCNAATLQVLGGSDIHVIAGFHLGLVIECCLSPASPGELIANASQSISHINSVIK, from the coding sequence TTGAATAGGGCCATTTTACTTGTAAGTCATGGCAAACTAGCCTTGACGATGAAGGAATGTGTGGAACTGATTACAGGAAAACAAGAACATCTCTATGCATTGAGCATGGATGCGAACGAAACGTTCGAATCATTTTCAAGCCAGCTCGGAACTTCAGTCAATCAACTGCGGGTCTGCCATCAAGAGATTATCATACTGGCAGATATTAAAGGCGGTTCCCCATGCAATGCAGCTACACTTCAAGTGTTGGGAGGGAGCGATATACACGTAATCGCCGGTTTCCATCTGGGTTTGGTGATTGAATGCTGCCTATCACCTGCTAGTCCGGGAGAGTTAATCGCCAATGCTTCCCAAAGCATTAGTCATATAAACTCAGTAATCAAATAA
- a CDS encoding dimethylarginine dimethylaminohydrolase family protein, with amino-acid sequence MYKHVIVKTPGRSYINGLTTSDLGTPNYAKALEQHAAYVEALKKCGVEVTHLPADEEFPDSTFVEDTAIIASEFAVITNPGDVARNKEIVAMEPTLKEFYETVHHINTPGTLDGGDVLQVDDHFYIGISDRTNEEGAQQLKRIVESEGYKGTIVPLKKFFHLKTGIAYLGDDLIVAAGEFIDHPDFTRYKKITVSAEDEYSANCILVNDYVIIPSGYEQTKRKLNEAGYETIELEMSEFQKQDGGLSCLSLRF; translated from the coding sequence ATGTATAAACATGTCATCGTAAAAACACCAGGAAGAAGTTATATTAATGGATTAACAACATCAGATCTCGGCACACCAAACTATGCGAAAGCATTAGAGCAGCATGCCGCTTATGTGGAAGCCTTGAAAAAGTGCGGAGTCGAAGTGACACACCTGCCTGCAGATGAAGAGTTTCCCGATTCGACATTCGTTGAAGATACAGCCATCATTGCCTCGGAATTTGCGGTCATCACGAATCCAGGCGATGTCGCTAGAAACAAGGAAATAGTAGCTATGGAGCCCACCCTGAAGGAGTTTTACGAAACGGTTCACCATATAAACACTCCGGGAACTTTAGATGGAGGCGACGTACTTCAAGTCGATGATCATTTTTATATCGGCATATCCGACAGGACAAATGAGGAAGGTGCACAGCAGTTAAAGAGAATCGTAGAATCCGAAGGCTATAAAGGGACAATTGTTCCCTTAAAAAAGTTCTTTCATTTAAAGACAGGGATTGCGTATTTGGGAGATGATTTAATTGTTGCCGCAGGTGAGTTCATTGATCATCCAGATTTTACCCGATACAAAAAAATCACGGTGTCAGCTGAAGACGAATACTCGGCAAACTGCATTCTAGTCAATGACTATGTGATCATCCCAAGCGGATATGAACAGACGAAACGTAAATTGAATGAAGCTGGGTATGAAACGATTGAGCTGGAGATGTCTGAGTTCCAAAAGCAGGACGGCGGTTTGAGTTGTTTATCGCTCCGCTTTTAA
- a CDS encoding dimethylarginine dimethylaminohydrolase family protein: MYAPLERVIVKHPHDAFISQVHLYDKWETFNFSEEPDFKEAVKEFGDFISILEKYVANINYLPASNEVGIDSLYAHDPVKFTSEGAIILKSGKELRQPEARVYKHFCMDNDIPIIGELTGDAVADGGDLVWLDDRTLVAGLGYRTNAEAIRQLKEMTGHLVDEFIVVQIPHDLGEAECLHLMSFFSMIDHDLAVVHSRLMPVYFRKLLIERGIQLIDVPEDEYMNLGCNVLALAPRVCVMTEGNAYTKQKLLDANATVYEYKGTEISYKGTGGPTCLTCPVVRKKNVNNGGMSYV, encoded by the coding sequence ATGTATGCCCCTTTAGAACGTGTCATCGTTAAACATCCGCACGATGCATTTATTAGTCAAGTACATTTATATGATAAGTGGGAAACGTTCAATTTTTCCGAAGAGCCGGATTTTAAAGAGGCTGTAAAGGAGTTTGGTGATTTCATTTCCATTTTGGAGAAATATGTAGCCAACATCAATTACTTGCCCGCATCGAACGAAGTGGGCATTGACTCCTTATACGCGCATGACCCAGTCAAGTTCACAAGCGAAGGAGCGATTATTTTAAAGTCCGGAAAAGAACTTAGGCAGCCTGAGGCCCGTGTATATAAGCATTTTTGCATGGATAATGACATCCCGATCATTGGCGAATTAACGGGTGATGCGGTTGCCGATGGCGGCGATCTCGTTTGGCTGGATGATAGGACTCTGGTTGCAGGACTTGGTTACCGGACTAACGCCGAGGCTATCCGGCAATTGAAAGAAATGACTGGACATCTAGTGGATGAATTCATCGTAGTCCAGATTCCCCATGATCTAGGCGAGGCAGAGTGTCTCCATCTAATGTCCTTCTTCAGCATGATTGACCATGATTTGGCTGTCGTCCATTCTCGCCTTATGCCAGTCTACTTCAGAAAACTCCTTATTGAACGAGGCATCCAGCTTATCGACGTGCCAGAAGACGAATATATGAACCTAGGCTGCAATGTACTTGCCTTGGCTCCAAGGGTTTGTGTAATGACTGAAGGGAACGCTTACACAAAGCAAAAGCTTCTAGATGCTAACGCCACTGTATATGAATACAAAGGAACTGAAATCAGTTACAAAGGCACAGGCGGTCCAACCTGTTTGACATGCCCGGTAGTACGAAAAAAAAACGTGAATAATGGGGGAATGAGCTATGTATAA
- a CDS encoding PTS system mannose/fructose/N-acetylgalactosamine-transporter subunit IIB, which produces MSIVITRIDERLIHGQVAYSWSVAYQVTEYLVIDDEAANDPTQILLLSMAVPSGKKHAILSVENAVRYLAAQPESVKTFIVVKSPHVLLSLIEKGITLPSINVGGMYYKPGKQEISKTVYLDEEDRDVFRKIRGHGIACEIRTSPSDKSIDLFTKI; this is translated from the coding sequence ATGAGCATTGTTATTACCCGAATAGATGAACGGCTTATACATGGACAGGTCGCTTATTCATGGAGCGTTGCTTATCAAGTCACGGAATATCTTGTAATTGATGATGAAGCGGCGAACGACCCGACCCAAATCCTGCTGCTTAGTATGGCAGTCCCTTCCGGAAAAAAACATGCAATACTTTCCGTCGAAAATGCAGTGAGATATTTAGCTGCACAGCCGGAGTCCGTGAAAACATTCATCGTCGTTAAAAGTCCCCATGTTCTCTTATCCCTGATTGAAAAGGGAATTACCCTGCCTTCAATAAATGTAGGCGGCATGTATTATAAACCTGGTAAACAGGAAATAAGTAAAACTGTCTATTTGGACGAAGAAGATAGGGATGTCTTTCGAAAAATAAGAGGTCACGGGATCGCCTGTGAAATCAGGACATCACCAAGTGACAAATCCATCGATTTATTCACGAAAATATAG
- a CDS encoding IclR family transcriptional regulator, producing the protein MQSIDRAMNVINVLVSNSSVNWLSITDLSQECDLPVSSMHRLLKAMSKHGLIQQDEQSKHYGLGNIWLEYGLRMYDKMDYISQIRPELERLMNKVEESVYLSQPMEMESLIIERIDSEKSQIRVYDQLGSRIPMHIGAANKAMLAYMPYSQANAIIESLLPLQERAAFWDILKETKRLGYGISHNERTEGTSSVAVPILNHFGEVHGGVSIGFVSFNLKRDRLDFLIQNVMETGKRISSILGYRGP; encoded by the coding sequence ATGCAATCGATTGACCGTGCGATGAATGTCATTAACGTATTAGTTTCCAATTCATCGGTAAATTGGCTCTCAATTACGGATCTCTCCCAAGAATGTGATCTTCCTGTAAGTTCCATGCATCGTTTGTTAAAAGCCATGTCCAAGCATGGTTTAATTCAACAAGATGAGCAATCCAAGCATTATGGTTTAGGGAATATATGGCTCGAATATGGCTTGCGGATGTACGACAAAATGGATTATATCAGTCAAATAAGGCCTGAGTTGGAAAGGCTGATGAATAAAGTGGAGGAAAGTGTCTACCTCAGCCAGCCAATGGAAATGGAGTCCCTCATCATTGAACGAATCGATAGTGAAAAAAGCCAAATCCGTGTTTATGATCAGCTTGGCTCGAGAATTCCTATGCATATCGGTGCTGCCAATAAAGCTATGTTAGCCTACATGCCATATAGTCAAGCAAACGCAATCATAGAGTCTCTTCTTCCTTTACAGGAAAGGGCCGCTTTTTGGGATATATTGAAAGAAACCAAAAGGTTGGGATACGGAATTAGCCACAATGAGAGAACGGAAGGCACCTCTTCTGTAGCCGTTCCGATCTTAAACCATTTTGGGGAAGTGCATGGCGGAGTGAGTATCGGTTTTGTCAGCTTTAATTTAAAAAGGGACAGACTTGATTTTCTCATTCAAAATGTGATGGAAACAGGTAAGCGTATTTCTTCCATTTTAGGATATAGGGGACCATGA
- a CDS encoding PTS system mannose/fructose/sorbose family transporter subunit IID produces MEIGILSAVLLSAFVAVLMTENYGYGYWMISRPIFAGPLLGLMMGDLQTGLIVGASVELMFMGVLPIGGSVPPNAQIAGLIGTIFAISAGGKPEVGIALALPIGILAQLLIMLAWNFNMYLVHRADNALKELNLKRAGRLHLSGLIVFFTVMFIPTFLAVHFGSDFVKNFVDSMPAWFMDGLKVSAGILPAIGMAMLLKMMNFKKYWSFFLIGFVLAVYLELPVLSIALLGLGIAISISVVMNKGDNRDMSLPSPQRGEMEKAKLTRKDLIITFFRSFFSMTSINYERYGSLGFCYAVMPALKRLYGDDEELKEAIVRHNEFFNCHPYTTNAIIGVTLALEDQRAQGKPITSETISSTKAALMGPLSGIGDSVFKATFMTIFAAIGAGLALGGNPLGPIIFIVPNVLLNIISRYYGLMYGYRFGMNLILKMKDSDILNKFVQGATIVGLMVTGSMIVNFVHVGVAAKWNFAGKEIVLQELLDSILPGLLPLILTLVFLWVLREYKKAIYWLILFCFVVGLAGKFFGVL; encoded by the coding sequence GTGGAGATTGGCATCCTTTCGGCCGTTTTGCTTAGCGCTTTTGTTGCAGTTCTAATGACTGAAAATTATGGGTACGGATATTGGATGATCAGCCGACCGATTTTTGCGGGCCCTTTACTAGGTTTAATGATGGGCGACCTCCAAACGGGATTGATCGTAGGGGCAAGCGTCGAATTGATGTTCATGGGGGTGCTGCCGATAGGTGGGAGCGTCCCTCCCAATGCACAAATTGCAGGCCTGATTGGTACGATTTTTGCGATCAGTGCTGGAGGTAAACCGGAGGTTGGAATTGCCCTGGCCTTGCCAATTGGCATTCTGGCACAGCTTTTGATCATGCTTGCTTGGAACTTCAATATGTATCTCGTGCATCGTGCTGACAATGCTCTAAAAGAGCTTAATCTAAAAAGGGCAGGACGGCTTCATCTGTCTGGTTTGATCGTTTTTTTTACAGTTATGTTCATTCCGACATTTTTGGCTGTTCACTTCGGGAGTGACTTTGTAAAGAACTTTGTGGATTCCATGCCTGCTTGGTTTATGGATGGTTTAAAGGTTTCTGCTGGAATTCTGCCTGCCATTGGTATGGCGATGCTTCTGAAAATGATGAACTTCAAGAAGTATTGGTCATTTTTCCTGATTGGATTCGTACTGGCCGTTTATTTGGAACTTCCTGTACTGTCGATTGCCTTGTTGGGTCTTGGAATTGCAATAAGCATTTCGGTGGTGATGAATAAGGGGGATAACCGTGACATGTCTCTTCCATCACCCCAGCGAGGTGAGATGGAAAAGGCGAAACTGACAAGGAAGGATTTAATCATCACTTTTTTTCGTTCCTTCTTCAGCATGACGTCCATAAATTATGAGCGGTATGGCAGTTTAGGATTTTGCTATGCGGTAATGCCGGCACTCAAAAGACTCTATGGAGATGATGAGGAATTAAAAGAAGCAATTGTCCGCCATAATGAGTTTTTTAACTGTCATCCGTATACTACTAATGCCATCATCGGTGTGACACTTGCCTTGGAGGATCAACGGGCGCAAGGAAAACCAATCACCTCTGAAACCATTTCTTCCACGAAAGCCGCTTTGATGGGGCCTCTTTCTGGGATTGGTGACTCTGTGTTCAAAGCGACCTTCATGACCATTTTTGCGGCAATCGGTGCTGGCTTGGCATTGGGGGGCAACCCATTAGGTCCGATCATATTCATCGTGCCCAATGTATTGCTGAACATTATCTCGCGTTACTACGGCTTGATGTATGGGTACCGGTTTGGAATGAACCTAATCTTAAAAATGAAAGATTCGGATATTCTCAATAAGTTTGTACAAGGGGCAACCATAGTGGGATTAATGGTAACGGGATCAATGATCGTCAATTTCGTTCATGTGGGTGTGGCCGCTAAATGGAACTTCGCTGGCAAAGAAATCGTCCTGCAAGAACTTCTCGATTCGATCTTGCCCGGGCTTTTGCCCCTCATCTTGACGCTTGTCTTCTTATGGGTGCTGCGAGAATATAAGAAGGCAATATACTGGCTCATCCTCTTTTGCTTTGTTGTCGGTCTAGCTGGTAAATTTTTTGGAGTATTGTAG
- a CDS encoding MurR/RpiR family transcriptional regulator, which produces MSSSLLQKIKEKSDSLSRAERQVAQYILEHADLVQTYTISEISINANVSQASVVRFCKRMGIESFKTFQLTLVKELSSNHTNINDLSLLRENDTPYQLFQKVTMSNKIALDSLEQTLNKKEFDKAVECLSLAKRIAFFGVGGSSTAALDASHKFAKLGVATGMNTDFHTVISYVSNFTSQDALVLFSTSGKTKDVLEMASYAKKIDVPIVAITAYSKSPLLKLATIQLCFPDIEHDHRIGSIASRIMQLNMVDALYLSVFHRIDKQTIDNYQKAREEILRLRR; this is translated from the coding sequence ATGAGCTCATCTTTATTACAAAAAATCAAAGAAAAATCCGACTCACTGTCACGTGCAGAACGGCAAGTAGCCCAATATATATTGGAACATGCCGATTTGGTGCAAACGTACACGATTTCTGAAATATCGATTAACGCTAATGTTTCCCAAGCGAGCGTTGTCCGTTTTTGTAAACGGATGGGCATTGAAAGTTTTAAAACCTTTCAACTTACCTTGGTGAAAGAATTGAGTTCGAACCATACCAATATTAATGACCTTTCTTTATTACGTGAGAATGATACTCCTTACCAACTTTTTCAAAAGGTAACGATGAGCAATAAAATCGCCTTGGATTCGCTAGAACAAACATTGAATAAGAAAGAGTTTGATAAAGCGGTAGAATGCTTAAGCCTGGCAAAGCGGATTGCCTTTTTCGGAGTGGGCGGCTCTTCTACAGCTGCATTGGATGCCAGTCATAAATTCGCCAAACTTGGCGTAGCGACAGGGATGAACACGGATTTTCATACCGTTATCTCGTATGTTTCCAATTTCACTTCACAAGATGCATTGGTCCTTTTTTCAACATCCGGTAAAACGAAGGATGTTTTGGAGATGGCTTCCTATGCAAAAAAAATTGACGTTCCCATTGTGGCCATAACCGCCTACTCAAAGTCTCCTCTATTGAAACTCGCTACGATACAGCTTTGCTTTCCTGACATTGAACATGATCACCGAATCGGCAGCATTGCATCGAGAATCATGCAGCTTAACATGGTCGATGCCCTTTACTTAAGCGTTTTTCACCGCATCGACAAACAGACGATCGATAATTATCAAAAGGCCAGAGAAGAAATCCTTCGTCTGAGAAGATGA